From Fusarium oxysporum f. sp. lycopersici 4287 chromosome 10, whole genome shotgun sequence:
AGAATGCTCACCTGCGCCCCACGACGTTCTTGCTCACTTGGCGTGATGATCTTCCAGTACGTGCTCATGTCCTGCGGCAGCTTCTGCAGTTCGGAGACGAGATAGGCCGTTAATCTGGTGCTCTTTTCGCGTAGAGGAGCCATACCGCCGGCCAGCTCGAATACCTCTAAGGAAGCACAGAGAGATGTTATGTCGAGTACGGAGGGATTGCTGAGTTGAAACCCTGCTGcgccaggaacaggaacGAAACCAGGTCTCATGGCGAATCggttcttcttgtcgtttCCCCACCAGCCGGCGAGTCTCACGTTGTGCGATCCATCGTCCGCAACCTCCGTGTGACGTTCGTGAACAAACATACCTCCAATACAGCCTGGTCCGCCATTCAAGTACTTGTATGTACACCAAGCAGCCGCGTCGACGTTCCAGTCGTGTAATGAGAGAGGCACGTTACCTGCAGCATGAGCGAGATCCCAAATGACGAATACGCCACGCTCGCGAGCAAAACTAGTCAGATGTGGAATATCGAGGAGCTGGCCCGAGTAGTATTGGATACCTGGAAGGAGAAGTACTGCAGTAGTGGAGGCGTGCTTCTCGATAATGGACTCGACATATTCGTTAGAGAGAATGTCCTCGTTATTTGGAGCCTCAATGGTAATCATCGAGTCTTCAGGACGGAGTCCGTGATGCCGTATTTGTGTCTCAACAGCATACTAAGCATCCATGTTAGCACCTCGATTGCCTAGTGCTGAGTTGAATCACTGACATGATCACTTGGGAACGCTTTGCTCTCTAGTATGATTTTATGCCGTCCCTTAACATCAGGCTTGTAAAATGCCGCCATCAATAAGTGAAGATTGGCCGTGAGAGTCTGCATGACAGCCACTTCGCTGACCTTGCCGCCCACGATTGGCGCAGTCATCTCGGCCGCACGAGCATCAACGTCTAGCCATGTTGGCAGAGGAGAGTCATCAAGGGGCTTGAAGTGGCCCTGCACACCTTGTGTGCGCCATGTCGCGAGGTATTGCTGTATGCGATCTAAAGTGCGTTTGGGCTGAAGACCGAGAGAGTTGCCTACAAGGTAAATCGCTCTATCATTGGCATCTGCAAGAGTTAGACCAACATGGAGGATACGCTAGATATCAGAGAAGTACACTAACCCGTGCTGTCACTGGTAGGGAGAGTTTTGCGAGCTACATCAGCTTTGGAGGGGATGTTGAACTCGTCGCGAGTGTGTCTGAGAGCGTCACTGGAGTCCAGCTCAATGGCGTGGTCCCTGCCAGAAAGCTTGGAGGAGTCACCCATGGCCAAGAGCACAGACAGGTCAGGTTATATCGTGCAATGAGTTGCCCACCTTGGGTCTAGGGAATGAACAAATTCTCTTCCCCACGTCACGTTCCCGAGTAAAGTAGCTAATGTAGATGACAAGCTCCGCATATCGGCTTGACGCGGGGAGCTTCTGCCCCGCAGCCAAACTTGGGAGCTCCCGACTTATGGCCGGGACCATTTGGAGATGCAGGATTTGATATCCATATGAAGAGCACGAGGCCAGGCCAGACAGGGCATCTACATTACATATGATGCAGAATTCTTCATGTGAAAGGTAGGTCCACGAACCAAGACATCGATGTGCTCTGTCACCTTGTCCGGTGTCACAAGAACCCCCTTTCTGGCATCATACTATGGTATGTACACAACGAGAGAGCAGCTCGAAGAGAGCACTCACAGGCACAAGCAAGACCCGCGTATTTGTTCACGATATGAAGTTTTGTTGATTCTTTTTCCCCATCCTCCACAAGTCTCCCTGCTTTTCGCTTTTCTGCGCACTCTAGCTATGTCATACAAGGGGCCTGCCTCTCCCATCTATATCCGTGAACAAAGAAAAAATTACAGAACAAAAAAAGAAGTAAAGAAAGACCAAAGCGAGGTTTACAAAATGAAGCATCCCATCCCAAGCCCGATTCTAATCAGACATCTATTAGTCCGGCCCAGTTAATGCACAATGCTCCAAGTACACCCTCCCAAGAACAGATCGTCGTAAGATGCAGTCCGTGGACAATATAAAGTCCTCGGCTATCGCATCTCATATCAGGGTATCGAACCTTGTTGCATAAAAGGTTTTGTTGGATCGAGGGTTTACTCGCGAGAGACGTCACGGCCGAAGGCCTTGGACTTGAGCCAGTCAACAGCGACCAGCACACGGTTTCGGGCTAGAGAAACCCAGTTAGCGCGATTATAATGTCAATCATAGTTTGTGATGAACTTACTGCTGAAGCACATGGAGAGGTAGGCACTTCGCCAGAACAGGTAGGTCAAGCCGCCACCACTGGCAATGTTACCGTTGAACCAAGGaacatcagcaacagccttctCGCTACCAATGTAGGCCAAGCTACCCTGGTGGGAGTATCGGAAGGGCTTGACGTCCTTGATCCGGCgaagctgcttctcaaggctctcaatCTCAGCGGCGACCTCAGCAGAGTTACCCTGCTTGAGGttcaggctgctgctgagctcCTTGATGCGAGCCTCCTGAGAGTCAGTCTTCGCCATGTTGTTGAACAGGCGGGCCAGGAAAGAACCCTCCTGGGAAGCGACCTGAGCAGTAGGGGCGTAGCCAGCAACGGCGCAGTCACCGACGGCCCAGATATCGCGGGTGCCCTGGACAACAAGGTACTCGTTGACAGCAAGACCACGGCGAGAATCCTTCTGGGCGGGAACCTTGCTCATGAGGTCACGGACAATGGGGCGAACAGCGTTTCCGGTAGCCCAGACAAGCAGACCGTAAGGGATACGGAGAGTTTGCTTGGTGCCATCAGGACCAGCGcactcagcctcaacaaagTCCTCTGTCACCCTCTTGACCATGGTCTTGAGTTTGATGTCAATGTTCTCCTCGCGCAGGGTGTTCTCGGTGTACTCAATGAGCTGCTTGGAGAAAGAAGGGAGAACGTTGGGAAGGGCCTCAATAAGAGTGACCTTGAAGCGGTGGCTGATCTCGGGAATCAGCTTCTTGATGTCGTCCTCGAAGAAATCACGGAGCTCTCCAGCGAACTCGACACCAGTAggaccaccaccaacaacgaCCATGTGCATGAGACGGTCGATCTCTTCTTGGGATTGACCCTTGAAAGAAGCGCGCTCAACACAGTCCATAATCTTCTTGCGGATCAGCTGGGCATCACCAATCTCCTTGAGGAAGCAACTGTTCTCGCGGACACCGGGAATACCGAAAGTGGCATTCTCAGCACCGACACCAATGACGAGCATGTCGTAGGGGATCTCAGTCTGAGAGTGAGGGCCCTTGCCCTCGGTGttgtccttgatcttgacaacctTGCGATCAGGGTCAACAGAGGAAGCCTCAGCTTCGTAGTACTTAACGGCACCCTTCTTGTGGCGGAGGATAGTGCGGACAGGCTCCATGATTGAGCGGTGCTCAATAAGACCGGTTGTGCATGAAGGCAGGAGGGGAGTGAAGAGGAAGTAGTTGCGAGGAGAGACGACGATGACATTGTAGTTCTCGGTGTCGAGGTTCTTCAGGAGACCGACAGAGCCCCAACCGGATCCTAAAGAAGGGTATTGCGTCAGTAACTTGGCATGATATGTGGGAGGAGCGCCTATAGCTATGCGCGCCGAATTACTCACCCAAAACGACAAGAGTCTTCTTGGAAGGGTCAGGCTGGTACTGCTCTTGAGGGTGGCGGTCATCGTAGATAACGTAACATGTGTAACCGACGAGAGCACCGAGAGAGAGGTATGTGAGTCTCCATGTCCATCGGAGGGTTCGTCGAATCTTGccaggcttgggcttgggcttgggtGCCTCGTCAGCATAGGCTCTTCGGAAGGCAATGCGGCCAGAGTTGTTGAGTTTCATGGCGATAGAAGGTCGAGCAGAGGTCTTGGAGGCAGTAGAAAGGGCGCGAGTCGCAATGCGACTGCTGGGGGCCATCTGGCCGACCCGGGAGAGGGCCGTCATGGCTCGCGCGGAGGAAGCCATTGGGAGGATCTGGTAGAGAGGAGCTCAATTGAGAGTGATTGAagggagaaggagagaaaagaagaggaaagaaagaatAGAGGACACAGACTGAGAGTCTCTGGACCAGATGAGGGCGTCGCGAGCGGATGGGGCTGGTGACGGACGGAGGTGAGTCGAAGGAGAATCAGTCACAACCCACGAAAGAGGGCGAGAGAATTTAGTGTACAAGAACTGGACCTTAGTTGCGGTACGTAACTGGAGGCGAAGCTAGCAGacagtgagtgagtgaaaAGAGAGACCCTCATCGGCTGGCCGGACACAAGGTAACTAGGGTGCAAGAAAAGATGATGGCATAGTTATATTTGATAGTGTTTGGCTTCTTTTTTGCTACCGTCCTGTCCCCCCTCGAGATAAGACATCCCGTCTTCCATTTCTTGCTTGCGTTTAAGGCTCCACTAAAAAGTTCAGGTTCCCTGCCCGTGCCTTCAAGACTTCAAGCTTAGCGGAGCGGGTCGGCGTGGGCTTCCGTCCTCAGCTACCTAAGCTACGGGTGCTGCATGGCCCTGAATGACGCCCACTGAACGAATGAATGGCTTTAAATCAGAGATCATCTTCCATTTGGGCGGCCAAATGATTGGGGTTCGGATTTGATAACTTGTGGTCACAAGAATCACAGTTTTCCTTCTGATATCTTCTCGTGTTGGCTTGTGATTATCACTTATCACTTCTCGTCTCCAAATTCAGACTCCAATAACCCAATCCAATGGACCGGACCGGGCTTCAACACCGATCCGCAGCTTTGGTTCAGATAAAAGTTGCAGTGCAGTTAAAAATTGGGGTTGATTGCTCATCCTAACACCTAAAATTTTTGTCAACCTTTACCCTCTAGCTTCTAGTCTTTCGCCTTCTGGCCCTTGGCGTGTCCGGCCCGTTATGAAATCGGCAAAACTCCACTAACTTACCGAGCAAACCCCCTGTATACGATTCTATTTTCTAGTATCATGACGAGTGCTGGTGACAATATCAAGGTGAAGGAGGCGGGTTTCCTCCTCCATTGCTCGTGATAATTCGGTCTGATGCTATCAGAACATTGTGCATAATTCTGTcacaccatcaccaccactaCATATCACTATTGTTTATCATTGTTCTGCTGTGTGGTCAACTCGACATAAATCTCGGTGTCTCTCCGTTTCCGGCCGCCCGGGTTGCTTTCAGCAGAGAAATGTGACATTGGCATTCATTGTGGACTGCTCGATCCTTGAAGCCTTTGGCGAGCGATAGAGCGCATGAACAACAGCCTTGTCATGAAAGATTGATAGACATATTACGTATACTGTTACTGTATTTCGGCATCCGGAATACGGGAACACCAAGCATCCAATATCTTGCTTTTTATGTCCCCGATTTTGATCCATTGAGACAGTCCACGCTGTAATATCCATTTTATTGCAGTCTGCCAATCAAATGCGGTAATTCCCTGGATCTTAAGCCTGTAGATGGAAAACCTCCGGCCCTGAAGGATAGGAGACTGTCATCCGTCGGTGAAAACCCGGTTTCTCGCGCTCTCATTTCTGATTTCTGAGGTGTTAGGAGACACCGCGGTGTGTCGGTGAGGCTTTTAACCCTTGGCGCGGATTAGTCCATCATTGGATACAGAGCGAACGATATTAACCATAAGAACTTCAAAGTATTCATGCAATAAATATTGTAGAGGGCGGTTAATTTCAGGTGCCTGTAGGAAAATAAGATGCGCGATTTGGTCTCGTTTGGGAAGCTCCTAGCGCATTCACATGTCGCTAACAGCCTCTCACTTACAGGATACGCGGTATTACCCAAATAGGTGTTACTGCTATTGTGAACGACGAGCGAATGGTAGATTTGCCGTCGTAATTGCATTGTAATTCATGACAGAAGCTATTGTCTTATATCTCTCATCCCGTTTTCTTGAGTAATTGCCCAATGTCTCGCTTACCATTTGCTGGTTGCTGATCAATTTTGGTAGATTAGGCTGTTGATGTCTATCATTTGCGTGGGGTGTTGACTTATATCGAAACACCATCGAAATATTTCTACCTCACCCAACCTTATCATGTGAAATCTAGATGAAATATGTAATCCCCAGATCTTGACGCGATTCTCGTACTATACCCCAGAATCAGATAAAGATTGGGGGGGTTTAGTGCATCCCTGACAGCCAGTCCATCTCGGAGCCGCAGTCACATCTTGTCAACCTTGCATCCGTAGAAGCGCACACAATTCATCTCTCGCGATGAACCTCAACCCGAACCCTTAAAAAGAGCTCACTCCCATTTTCTGTCTAGTGCCCGCCGTGCTCGCTCCCTTGGACCGGGTGGATCTCATCGTGGAgcctcaagaagagaaaacGTTCATGTCCGCAAGCGCGCTAATGACGGATCCGCGCTTCAGTGCGTTCTGTTCATGATGGTGAACATGGACATAGGCGAGGTATGTGATTGGAGCGCGTTCTCAAGGGGTCTTCGGTGAGCGAGCACGGtgaggaagctgaagacTGCGTCTATTTCAACTTCAAATGTCATTTAGTTTGTGCGTATCTGGGATGTGGTGATGGGGGCAAGATCTTGCTAGCCCTTTATGGGGACGGCCACTCGGAGAATTCTCCGACACTGATGAATGCGATGTTTAGTATTATCAAGAGCACTTGCGTTCATCTGATGGGGCATGTGACGGATTTACTTTCTGGGCCATCCTGCCAGTTGCAAGTTTATTGTCTTGTTTGATGATAAAACACTCCTTCTTCACGAAACACTTGTGGCGACATGTCCAGCAGCTCTTGATTGTCATGATGGCTGGAGCAGCAATGAGTAATTGCCTGTCTCCACTACACATGGAATCTGGAACTGACGCAAAAGCTTTTTTCAAGGGTCCATCAAATGATGACTTTATCCACAAATGATTTAACATCAAACATCCACTCTGAGTCTTGGATATCGGACCGTCTTGCATGCGCCATGAATCGCTGACTTTGCCGGCGGGGACCGGCATTTGATGTGCAAACCCCAGATGAGGCTGCTGAAAACGATAGCCGGATGGCAAGCCGATATCATGAGACTCAATGTGTCGAAGGTTGAAGATTCCGAAGCAAAACGAGCTTCAGATTGTTGAGTGTGTCTCGAGTCTGGGCATCTGAAGCAGAATAACCAACCACCTGTCGATCTTTCGAACCACCATACATGAACTTCATATGATGATAGTCTGAGCGTCAATCAACATCATATCATTTATCCTCAACTACATaagctgtcaaggaggaTTGAATCCTTCGTTAATAACCGATCTATCACAGAAAACCCAATTGATGAAGAACGAGCAGTGACAGCCCCCCTGCATAACCGTCTTCATCAATCTCTTGCGACAGGCTGAAACAGGAGCTTGACTTTGAGACGTGCAACCCCTGCCGCTAGAAACCTACAAGCTGAGGCAACCCGTCGCTAACACATATGCAGCCATTTCTGCACCAGCCCTGTTAGCACATCAACGACGGGCTACCGTGCTTCCATCCTGAATCTTGGTTCTTGGGCAAAGAAGCGACACCAAGCGTTTTCAAACAGCAGACAAAGACTTTTGAACTACCAGGTTCGGCTTGAATGTTTCGTGTTACTCGCATCGTGCCCCTGAACCCTGAGATCGCCTTGGCTGTATGGGGTTTATCACCGTCTATGGCTGTCGGATCCTTGTCTTTATAATGTATCATATCGTATCGTATCGCATGTATAATGTAACTGTTGATCTTGTCTCATCCCACGGACCAACTCCAGCTCTAACCTTGGAGGTTCCTCGCGCTTCACTTCCTCTCTCGTCCGTCCTCtcgtttctcttcctcttcaatcAGCAGAAACTCCATTTCTCGCTTTTTGCATGTCATAAACCGCCAAGCCCTTATATTCTTTCCTTtgtccttctcttcctttgctCTTGATCAAGGCTGGACCTTCGTTTGAATAACACTTTCTTTTATCTGATCAAGTCAGTGACTTGCATCATCAAACACTCATTTCCTGATACCCGGACTATTCATCCAACGCCTTGGGTATCCAAATCATATCAAGACATATTATAAAGACCCTTGGTTCATTAATACTTTTTGTTTATAATCAACACAACTCAGAATACCTACGACAATGGCGCCTTTTGATGAGCCCCATTACCTTCGGTGGCAGAGACAAGCAAAGAGGGCTTTTGGTGCGACTCTGCCGGATTGGACCATCGCCGATGACAGCGACGACTATGATGTTCACATTATGAAGAAGCGCACAGCAAGGCCGAGACGTAGACGAAGCAATGTTCCAACTTCATCCGGGGAGCCTGAGGTCATGATCAATATCCTACGGGAGCCTTATGCCAAGCGAACCGATACTGTCGACCCTGCGActgagaagcagaagcaggacgcgaagaaggaagagagtAGTGACAGTGAGAGTGAAGGTGATGACGCAGCCGACAGTGGAAGtgagagcgagagcgaggacgaagatgaagagccCAAGAAGAGTGAAGAAGACAAAACCAGCGACGACGCCAACCCAATCAACATCAAATTACctgcatcatcaacaaactcaCCATCAGTTGAAGCTCCATCAGCTGAGGGAAGTATGTCGGATTCTCCTTTGGTAAGTCAGATCCTTGACCCGCTCATCATGTCCAAGTCGTTTTGGATTGAAAGACATGTCAAATGCATTGAAAGCTCGGTCTTGCTAACTCCTCTAAAGGTCGAAGGTGGTGATGGTATGCACTCCAATGTTCACAAGATCCTGCTGGGTGTTGGATCCGTCGGTATGCTCTACCTGTCCACTTCACCTATAACATTACAGACTGCTAACACGATATCAAGGCGGCTTTCTATTCCTACTTGGCATTGGCTTCCTCATCTGGAAATTCTACTCAAGGAAGCAGTCACCAAAGAAGCCTGCTCCCATTGATGACATGAACTTCGACAAGCCCAGCCGCTTTGAGAACCTCGTTTCCAAGGTGCCTTTCCTCGGATCACGCTACGGTCACAAGGGCTGGTACACAATCGAAGATCCATCCTATTCTCCTCCGTCCTATTCTCCGCCTCTTGCCGAGAAGGCACGACCTCAGTCACCACTCTTCATGCCTAAGCAATCCGACAACTTCCTCACAGTGCCCAGCCTACCGTTCGGTGTTTATCGTACGAGTGGCGACAGAAGGACAGGGGTTACAAACTATGACATTGACGCTGTCAGCCCTACAAGCACAACCTTTGTCGAGAGCGCTGTTGAAGTCCAGGTCGTGGCTCGTCATGATCCCAAGGACTCTCTGAGCACGCCGTACAAACCTCAACAACACAAGCGAATCCCCTCTACCACACCATATGCCTACGATGTCGGACGACGTCAGACCGGTGTTAGCGAactctcctccatctcctctgGCTTCGGCGACGGCGACATCGTCGTGACGCCTACCACTCAGACTGTCCAAAGCGTCCCATCGCGACCAGAGCCTTCACGACAACCCACATGGAAGTCTACCAACTCTGTCGGCCGCCGTGACACTGTATCTACAGTAGCTTCAGTGGATACACGACCACGTTTCCGCTCAGTGAACTCATGGGTGAAGCAGCAGAATGGGCAATTGCGACGAGCTCAACGACAACAAGAGAACAGCCTTGATAGTGACGCTCCTCCGGTTCCTCCTCTGGCCCCCCCTCCTGAGCAGGACTTCAGATACATGTTGCAAGACGATGAGAGACCACGTCCAGTGGAGATGGTCTAGGATGGGTTCGGGAAACATGCATGATATATAGAGGCACCTTTGAAAGGAGTATGGCTGGACCAGGCGTCAGATACCTACGTTGGATTTTGTGACATAAACAAGGAAACAAACATATGGAACCAAGTGTATACTCAATTCTATGTCTATTAATTGATCGATCTAGTCTACTTCTCCGGTTTTTATGTCTGTATGTGAACTTAGGTCTGCTTGGCAGGGAACATCTCCCAAAAGCCAATTTCCATCTAAATCGTATTAGTCAAACGTCACTGTTCAAAAGGACGAGCATATACCTTGAGAGCATGGATGAAGATCTGAACAAGCTCTTCAATTCGCGAAGGTGACTGCAGTTGAATATGCTTTTCGAGCAGGGCTGTTTCTTGGTTAATAGACAGATACTCAATGAAACTGAGAAAGACTCACTAGATCCCAACTTGACAGCGTCAGTGTAATCCTCTTCATTGTAGTTCTTGATCCACGCCCAGTACGTGTTTCCCTCGCGGACAGTCTTCTCATGGTCGTGGAGCATCTTTGCTGCGGCACCATAACCAAGGAGGCATGGAGCAAGAGCCATTTGAAGACCAACCCAATCGCCATTTTGACCAACGTCAAGGACATAACGAGTGTATGCGGTGCAGGCTGCAAAGAAAATCAGAAAAAGATCACTTGTCATCGAACTGCTTAAACTTGCCCTGCTTCTCTGGTGTGGCTCGAATCTGCTCGATGGACACACCGAAGCTCTCGCAGTACGAGGTATGGAGCTTCAGTTCATGCATGATATGCTGAACTATTTCTGTTGCCTATAGAGAGGTCATGAGGTCGTGTACAATATAGAATTAAGAGAACATACTCGAGAAATATCCTCAATGTTTTGTGCCTTGTAGGCAGCGAGGGCATTGGCACGTGAAAAGTGAATCTGTAAATAATGATTAGCTTGGGATCGTTATATGTTTTGAAGACCAACCAAGTATAGGTAATCTTGGATGATATAGCCCTTGAAGGATTCGAGAGGCAGAGTTCCGTCACCCATAGCCATGACGAAGGGATGGTAAACAAACTCCTTCCAGACGTCGCGGACATCAGGGCGCTCGAGAAGCCACTCGATGAAGTAGCCGCTGTTCTTCGAGTTAGTACAACAAAAGATGAGGGACGCTTTATGAACGTACGGAGCAAATGGGAGAGAATAGGTCGAGTGGAAGTGGTTTAGAGGACCATGCCCCTTGCCTAGGCCAGGTGCTGTTCGAATGGCAGCTTCAATGTATCGGCAGGCTGATCGAACAGCCGTAGGTGTATCAAGTCCCTTGGCCAAGTTTGATGCGATGGCCGCTAACAAACCAATTAGTATGAGACCAGAGTTCTTAGGCAAGTTTGTCACCTACACGCCAGAGAGCACCCCGTCCCATGGGTACTCGAGCTCGCCTGGTATGGGCTCTTGACTCTGACAACCTCACCATCACCGCCAACAAGAACGTCTATAACAACactcctctcctcttcggtCTCAGCCACAGTCAAGTCCTCCTTCATGGGCCGGTGTCCGCCCTTGACGAGCACCCACTTAGGACCTAGAGCCTGGATTCGCTGGGCTACAGTCTCAAGGTCTTGCACACTGCGAACCTCAGGGACTTCTTGACCGTTTTGGGAAAGGATAAGAATAGCTTCAGGAATGTTTGGCGTGAGAACTGTAGTGTGCGGTAGAAGGTGCTTGCAGAGATGTTGAATGGCTTCATTGGGGAGGAGTGTTGCACCAGAAGTCGAAACCATGACCTGAAAGCCAAGTGTTAGAAAGATCCTAATATAGATCTGTAAGGGGGCACATACTGGATCTACGACAAGTGACGGGATGCTATGCTTAACCATGGTCTTTGCAACCATCTCTATCGTCTCTGTAGAAGCAAGCATGCCTACCAAGGTGTTAGTCATTGTGCAACACAGCGAAATCGTTGACCAACTCACCAGTCTTGACAACATCGACACcgacatcttcaacacaAGCATCGATCTGCTGAGAGACGAAATCGGTGGGAATGACATGAATGCCCTTGACGCCTTGAGTGTTTTGCGCAGTCAGAGCCGTAGTGGCCGTCATAGCGTAGCAGCCATGAGCAGCGATGACTTTCTGATCCGCTTCAAGTCCTCTGATGATTTTCCGTCAGCATATATTGCGATTGAACATAAAAGTATCATGAAAACGTCTTCAAAAGGCTCCATCATGCCACTTTAAGTATAAGGAAAACTATACTTACGCTCCGCCCGAACTGTCCGACCCCGCGATGACAAGCACTCGTCCTTGTACCATGATAAAGGATATCTTTAGGAGGGTTCAAAGAATGGTCAATACAATGAATCTACCAAGAAAAGATGTATGATATAGGTGTCGTGAAGGAGTAACTTGGCCTAGATCGGAACTGAGCTCGCTCTTAATCCCGCGTTTCGGTTACTCAAGGAAGCGGCGTTGGTATTGGCAGGCGATGTTAATTGCTCTGGTGGGGCCGAGTAATTCACCGTCATCATAGTTACAAGTCGTACATTATCAGGTCATGATGTTACTTATCTACTCCCTGAACCCTAAAATTAACCAGCTAATTGTAAATTCGACATACTTAGTACCTGGTTCCTCAATATCATGAGTCCTTGTCGTAGACTGATTTGTAATTTGGGCATATGATGCTACTAGTCGAATCAAACGAGCAATGCTGTAATATCTTACTATAATATCCTCAACTTCACTTGGTCTCGTTCTAAGAAGCCCTCTCAGATAAA
This genomic window contains:
- a CDS encoding kynureninase 1 (At least one base has a quality score < 10) encodes the protein MGDSSKLSGRDHAIELDSSDALRHTRDEFNIPSKADVARKTLPTSDSTDANDRAIYLVGNSLGLQPKRTLDRIQQYLATWRTQGVQGHFKPLDDSPLPTWLDVDARAAEMTAPIVGGKVSEVAVMQTLTANLHLLMAAFYKPDVKGRHKIILESKAFPSDHYAVETQIRHHGLRPEDSMITIEAPNNEDILSNEYVESIIEKHASTTAVLLLPGIQYYSGQLLDIPHLTSFARERGVFVIWDLAHAAGNVPLSLHDWNVDAAAWCTYKYLNGGPGCIGGMFVHERHTEVADDGSHNVRLAGWWGNDKKNRFAMRPGFVPVPGAAGFQLSNPSVLDITSLCASLEVFELAGGMAPLREKSTRLTAYLVSELQKLPQDMSTYWKIITPSEQERRGAQVSILLADGLLDEVMAGLERRSVLVDERRPNVIRVAPAPLYNTFLDCWGFVGAFRGALEEALDVKWKRQQMDE
- a CDS encoding NADH dehydrogenase, which encodes MASSARAMTALSRVGQMAPSSRIATRALSTASKTSARPSIAMKLNNSGRIAFRRAYADEAPKPKPKPGKIRRTLRWTWRLTYLSLGALVGYTCYVIYDDRHPQEQYQPDPSKKTLVVLGSGWGSVGLLKNLDTENYNVIVVSPRNYFLFTPLLPSCTTGLIEHRSIMEPVRTILRHKKGAVKYYEAEASSVDPDRKVVKIKDNTEGKGPHSQTEIPYDMLVIGVGAENATFGIPGVRENSCFLKEIGDAQLIRKKIMDCVERASFKGQSQEEIDRLMHMVVVGGGPTGVEFAGELRDFFEDDIKKLIPEISHRFKVTLIEALPNVLPSFSKQLIEYTENTLREENIDIKLKTMVKRVTEDFVEAECAGPDGTKQTLRIPYGLLVWATGNAVRPIVRDLMSKVPAQKDSRRGLAVNEYLVVQGTRDIWAVGDCAVAGYAPTAQVASQEGSFLARLFNNMAKTDSQEARIKELSSSLNLKQGNSAEVAAEIESLEKQLRRIKDVKPFRYSHQGSLAYIGSEKAVADVPWFNGNIASGGGLTYLFWRSAYLSMCFSTRNRVLVAVDWLKSKAFGRDVSRE